A genomic segment from Aegilops tauschii subsp. strangulata cultivar AL8/78 chromosome 1, Aet v6.0, whole genome shotgun sequence encodes:
- the LOC109780205 gene encoding amidase 1-like → MRAIRKMRMHAAMLLSHGLVSTENVVPMAQMFNTVGWFSRDMATFPRVTDVLLPPDVNDAAHSCSLFQYLGLYGRLHLRDPQRFGVQGDEVVDNGNLGNFVSSNVPIVGKFMNGLSATEASSSCVSALSEFKANHAEWVNTLMLNLGAGIRERVQEAVASKDESTMDDLHAVRTKFKSALASLLKNIYAM, encoded by the exons ATGAGAGCTATCAGGAAGATGCGGATGCATGCGGCCAT GTTACTGTCCCACGGGCTGGTGTCCACTGAAAATGTCGTCCCCATGGCTCAGATGTTCAACACTGTCG GGTGGTTTTCTAGAGATATGGCTACATTTCCCCGTGTCACCGACGTGCTGCTGCCGCCGGACGTCAATGACGCTGCACATTCCTGCAGTCTGTTTCAATATCTTGGGCTCTATGGACGACTGCACCTACGAGATCCTCAACGCTTCGGCGTCCAAG GTGATGAAGTGGTGGACAATGGCAACCTTGGCAATTTCGTCTCCAGCAACGTTCCGATCGTTGGGAAGTTCATGAATGGCTTGTCTGCGACTGAAGCATCATCATCTTGTGTGTCGGCTCT GTCTGAATTCAAAGCAAACCACGCGGAGTGGGTGAACACGTTGATGCTGAACCTCGGCGCAGGTATCCGAGAGCGAGTGCAGGAGGCTGTTGCATCGAAGGATGAATCCACAATGGATGACCTTCATGCCGTCAGGACCAAATTCAAGTCCGCACTTGCTTCTCTCCTCAAG AACATTTATGCGATGTAG